One Phaseolus vulgaris cultivar G19833 chromosome 4, P. vulgaris v2.0, whole genome shotgun sequence DNA window includes the following coding sequences:
- the LOC137838264 gene encoding uncharacterized protein yields MIAKRFKELDVAGKVNIKTKLREIAFPEKTSIYAPQDKVKTKGVVKMARPTKFMRSTKRIPSYFEHVDFLHSQHDSCSSKKSTEGHLPQILPAQSIPLLDQFPVGYHPCIVDVVDVKVDGHCGYHVVAAELGMGEESWVVVRMNLLKELSEWKQEYVKLFGGDKRCEYLKKSLLVDHMFMAGADKWMTIPYMGYVIAN; encoded by the exons ATGATCGCGAAGCGGTTCAAAGAGTTGGACGTTGCGGGTAAGGTTAACATCAAAACTAAATTGCGAGAGATTGCCTTTCCAGAGAAGACATCTATTTACGCACCACAAGATAAGGTCAAAACAAAAGGTGTTGTGAAGATGGCTCGTCCTACCAAATTCATGAGATCAACTAAGCGAATCCCTTCTTATTTTGAACATGTGGATTTCTTACACTCACAACATGATAGTTGTTCGAGTAAAAAATCTACTGAAGGACACTTACCACAAATTCTACCAGCACAGTCCATTCCTTTGCTTGATCAGTTCCCTGTAGGGTATCATCCATGCATTGTTGATGTTGTCGATGTTAAGGTTGATGGCCATTGTGGGTACCATGTTGTTGCAGCCGAATTGGGCATGGGAGAGGAGTCATGGGTTGTTGTTCGAatgaatttgttaaaagaacTAAGTGAATGGAAACAAGAATATGTTAAACTGTTTGGTGGTGATAAACGATGTGAATACTTGAAGAAGTCACTTCTAGTTGACCACATGTTTATG GCAGGAGCAGATAAGTGGATGACAATTCCATACATGGGATACGTTATTGCTAATTGA
- the LOC137837209 gene encoding uncharacterized protein — MVVELCSENCGVSSMSPRISFSHDFSQSDFIPVEKHPLRSNSSGLSSSIDFNFCVQESLELESSSADELFSHGVILPTQIKKKSLNNALLKQKNQQQAPPSQPQLPPSKAVCDNAPSTTRKSSKKESHKDSKDLNEEADEKHSSKSFWRFKRSSSCGSGYGRSLCPLPLLSRSNSTGSSPSVKRIPLSKEGHHVKQNSQKRSSSISKSHSLASHNHPKPPLKRSHGSYANGVRVSPVLNVPSAHLFGFGSIFSNNRDKSKKK; from the coding sequence atgGTTGTTGAGCTTTGCTCAGAGAATTGTGGGGTATCATCCATGAGTCCTAGGATTTCATTCTCTCATGACTTCTCCCAATCAGATTTCATTCCAGTTGAGAAGCACCCTTTGAGATCAAACTCATCTGGGTTGAGCTCAAGCATTGACTTTAATTTCTGTGTTCAGGAAAGCTTAGAGCTTGAGTCCTCTTCAGCAGACGAACTTTTCTCACATGGGGTTATCCTTCCCActcaaatcaagaagaagagtCTCAACAATGCTCTTTTGAAGCAGAAAAATCAACAGCAAGCACCACCATCTCAACCCCAATTACCACCCTCAAAAGCTGTTTGTGACAATGCCCCTTCCACCACAAGAAAAAGCTCCAAAAAAGAGAGTCACAAAGATAGCAAGGACTTGAATGAGGAAGCGGATGAGAAGCATAGTTCCAAGTCATTTTGGAGATTCAAGAGAAGCAGCAGCTGTGGAAGTGGTTATGGGAGGAGCTTATGCCCTTTGCCACTTTTGTCTAGAAGCAATTCAACAGGGTCTTCACCAAGTGTTAAGAGGATACCACTGTCAAAGGAGGGTCATCATGTTAAGCAAAACTCCCAGAAACGTTCTTCTTCTATCTCAAAGTCTCACTCCTTGGCTTCACACAACCATCCAAAGCCTCCATTGAAGAGGAGCCATGGGTCTTATGCTAATGGTGTTAGAGTTAGTCCTGTTCTCAATGTTCCTTCTGCACACCTTTTTGGTTTTGGCTCAATCTTCTCCAACAATAGAGATAAGAGCAAGAAGAAATAG